The region ATTATGGCTAAGTTAGAGCAACGCTTTGATTACGTCAAAATTGGTTTGGCTTCTCCAGAACGAATTCGCGAGTGGGGAGAGCGCAGCTTACCCAACGGTCAGGTTGTCGGTGAGGTGACCAAACCGGAAACGATTAACTACCGCACTCTCAAACCGGAAATGGACGGCCTCTTTTGCGAGCGGATTTTTGGTCCGGCGAAGGATTGGGAGTGCCATTGTGGTAAGTACAAACGGGTGCGCCATCGCGGGATTGTTTGCGAGCGTTGCGGGGTGGAGGTGACTGAGTCGCGGGTGCGCCGCCACCGTATGGGGTATATTAAGTTGGCGGCTCCTGTGGTGCATGTTTGGTACCTCAAGGGGATTCCCAGCTATATCTCGATTTTGTTGGATATGCCTTTGCGGGATGTGGAGCAAGTTGTTTATTTTAATGCGTATGTGGTGCTCAATCCCGGCAATGCGGATAATCTTCATTACAAGCAGCTGCTTACGGAGGAGCAGTGGATGGAGATTGAAGATGAGCTGTATGCGGAAGATAGTACGTTGGAAGATGTGGAGGTGGGCATTGGCGCTGAGGCGCTGCAGCGGTTGTTGATGGATTTGAATTTGGAGGAGACTGCTGAGGAGCTGCGCCAGAATATTGCGGTTAGTAAGGGGCAGAAGCGGGCGAAGTTGATTAAGCGGTTGCGGATTGTGGACCAGTTTGTGGGAACTGGGTCGAAGCCGGAGTGGATGGTGCTGACGTATATTCCGGTGATTCCGCCAGATTTGCGCCCGATGGTGCAGCTTGATGGGGGTCGTTTTGCGACTTCGGATTTGAATGATTTGTACCGCCGGGTGATTAATCGCAACAATCGTTTGGCGCGGTTGCAGGAGATTTTGGCACCGGAGATTATTATTCGCAATGAGAAGCGGATGCTGCAAGAGGCGGTGGATGCGCTGATTGATAATGGTCGGCGCGGTCGGACGGTGGTGGGTGCGAATAACCGTCCTTTGAAGTCGCTGTCGGATATTATTGAGGGCAAGCAGGGACGCTTTCGGCAGAATTTGCTGGGCAAACGGGTGGATTATTCGGGTCGGAGTGTGATTGTGGTCGGTCCGAAGCTGAAGATGCACCAGTGCGGTTTGCCCCGGGAAATGGCGATTGAGTTGTTCCAGCCTTTTGTGATTAATCGCTTGATTCGCCAGAATGTGGTGAATAATATTAAGGCGGCGAAGAAGCTGATTCAACGGGGTGATGGTGCAGTTTGGGATGTTTTGGAGGAGGTGATTGAGGGGCATCCGGTGCTACTCAACCGGGCACCGACGCTGCACCGTTTGGGAATTCAGGCGTTTGAACCGATTTTGGTAGAGGGACGGGCGATTCAGTTGCACCCGCTGGTGTGTCCGGCGTTTAATGCGGATTTTGATGGCGACCAAATGGCGGTGCACGTGCCTTTGTCGCTGGAGGCGCAGGCGGAGGCGCGTTTGCTGATGCTGGCTTCTAATAATATTCTGTCGCCGGCGACGGGGAATCCGATTTGTGCGCCTTCTCAGGATATGGTGTTGGGGTGCTATTATTTGACGGCGGAAAATCCCCGGGATAATAAGGGGGGCGATCGCTATTTTGCCAATATGCGCGATGCGGTGGCGGCTTACGAACAAGGAATTGTGGGATTGCATGCTTATGTTTGGGTGCGTTACGACGGTGAAGTGGAAACGGCTGAGGAGGACAACGAACCGATAGAGGTATACAAACAAGATGATGGTACGGTGACGAAGCTTTATAAGTGGCGTCGCGTTCGCGAAGATAGCGAGGGCGGTTTGATTTCCCAGTACATTCGCACGACCATTGGTCGCATTATTCTCAATCTAACGATTCACGATGCTTTGCAAAGTATCTAACCAGCTTGCCCTGGAGGGGGGCGCTTGGTGAAGTGCCCCTACGAAGGGGACCCCCAGCGGGGGGGTACCCCTACAAAGGTGTTCCGGAGTATTCCCTCACTAAAAGTAAGGAAAAACAGCTATGAGTAAGACAAAAAAAACAATTTTTTACAATCGCATTCTCGATAAAAAACAATTGAAGAAGCTGATGGTATGGGCGTTTATCAATCACGGGACGGCTCGTACGTCGGCGATGGCGGATGAGTTGAAGGATTTGGGTTTTCGCTATGCTACTAAGGCTGGGGTGTCTATTAGTGTGGATGATTTGCAGGTGCCGCCGGTGAAGCGTCAGATGCTGGATGAGGCGGAGCAGGAGATTAATAAGACGGAGCTGCGCTACTCCCGGGGCGAAATTACGGAGGTGGAGCGCTTCCAGAAGGTGATCGATACGTGGAATGGTACGTCGGAAGCGCTCAAGGATGAGGTGGTCCGCAATTTCAATAGCCGCGACCCGCTGAATTCTGTCTATATGATGGCTTTTTCTGGTGCGCGCG is a window of Geitlerinema sp. PCC 9228 DNA encoding:
- a CDS encoding DNA-directed RNA polymerase subunit gamma, translating into MAKLEQRFDYVKIGLASPERIREWGERSLPNGQVVGEVTKPETINYRTLKPEMDGLFCERIFGPAKDWECHCGKYKRVRHRGIVCERCGVEVTESRVRRHRMGYIKLAAPVVHVWYLKGIPSYISILLDMPLRDVEQVVYFNAYVVLNPGNADNLHYKQLLTEEQWMEIEDELYAEDSTLEDVEVGIGAEALQRLLMDLNLEETAEELRQNIAVSKGQKRAKLIKRLRIVDQFVGTGSKPEWMVLTYIPVIPPDLRPMVQLDGGRFATSDLNDLYRRVINRNNRLARLQEILAPEIIIRNEKRMLQEAVDALIDNGRRGRTVVGANNRPLKSLSDIIEGKQGRFRQNLLGKRVDYSGRSVIVVGPKLKMHQCGLPREMAIELFQPFVINRLIRQNVVNNIKAAKKLIQRGDGAVWDVLEEVIEGHPVLLNRAPTLHRLGIQAFEPILVEGRAIQLHPLVCPAFNADFDGDQMAVHVPLSLEAQAEARLLMLASNNILSPATGNPICAPSQDMVLGCYYLTAENPRDNKGGDRYFANMRDAVAAYEQGIVGLHAYVWVRYDGEVETAEEDNEPIEVYKQDDGTVTKLYKWRRVREDSEGGLISQYIRTTIGRIILNLTIHDALQSI